The Yersinia entomophaga nucleotide sequence TTCAATCTGAGCCATGATCAAACTCTTCAATTTAAGATTTGTTTGATTTGCTACCGAAGTAGCGATGCTCAAAGATTACTTTCTGCAAATATGCATTCGAACCGAAGTTCAAATGTTCACTGCTTTGGTCACTCTTCAAGACTTGATATTTCTTCTGCCTGCCGAAACAGGCTTTGATATCGTCTTGCGAGTGCCCACACAGATTGTCTGATAAATTGTTAAAGAGCAGTGAGTTAGCAACCTTTCGGTGGGTAACTCGAGGTGCGCATATTACGCTTTCCTCACTCAGAGTCAACTACTTATTTCGTTGAATTTCTCTGTTCTCTTTGCCGGCCACTCAGTTACTTGATTCGCTGTGTGCCGTCTCGATGGATGCGCATTATAGGGAGTCGAATTTTTTGCACAACTCTTTTTTCGCCTTTTTCTACTGTTTGAATACTTTTCGCTCCTTACGGGTAGATCTTGCACGATCTCCGCCATTTTCGGCTCGATCCAACCGGCTGTCTGGTTGTAATTCCACCAGCAAAGGATAGTATTGCCAGTAAATTATGATCTTATTACGGGGCTTTGTTATGTCTGATTCTATTCGTCGTTACCTAAATTACACTCCGATCCTTGGCCAGAAGGTAATGATCGATAAATCGAGCGTAGTGATCGGCAATGTTTTGCTCGGTGATGACGTCAGCGTGTGGCCGTTAGTTGCTATTCGCGGCGATGTAAATCAGGTCAAAATTGGTGCTCGCACCAATATTCAGGATGGAAGCGTCTTGCATGTCACCCATCAGTCCGAATACAACCCTACAGGTCATCCTCTTATCATCGGCGAAGACGTGACCGTCGGACATAAAGCGATGCTTCACGGCTGCACGATTGGTAATCGCGTATTAGTCGGGATGGGTTCGATTCTGCTGGATGGCGCGGTTATAGAAGATGATGTGATGATTGGCGCTGGCAGTTTAGTTGCGCCCGGTAAAAGATTAGTCAGTGGTTACCTTTATATGGGAAGCCCGGCTAAGCAGATTCGTCCGTTAACCCCCGCAGAGCTGGAAGGATTGATTTACTCGGCAAACAACTATGTACGTTGGAAGGATGATTACCTGGCTGAAGAAAAGTAATACCCCCCTTCTTGTTCTCTATCTATATAGAGGGAAACAATAGACTCCCTCTATATAGACATATATCTGATGCCTAAATAAAACGACACCTATGCCAATCAGTGGCCGAGTTCTTCGCTCAAAAGCGCTAATACCGGCGTAATCTCCGGCATCACGCCATGCCAAAGATAAAACGCATGCGCCGCCTGCCCTACCAACATTCCTAAACCATCAGCATACTGCGTTGCTCCCAACGCGGAGGCCCAAGTAAGGAAGGGCGTATCTCCCTGTTGATAAAACATATCGTAACAACGAGTGTTTGGGGCAATAAGAGAAGCAGGGAGTGCGGGAACGTCGCCATGAATGCCCGAAGCTGTAGCATTAATAACAAGATCGAAGCACTGCCCTTCAAGATCTGCCATTTCTACTGCTTCTATTTCGCCAAGGTGCCTAAACACTTCGGATAACTGCTGCGCCCGACTAAAAGTTCGGTTAGTAATAACAATCTTACAACCAAAAGAAAGCAGAGGCAGGATAACGCCACGCGCAGCGCCACCGGCACCGACCAGCAGGATACGATCCTGCGGCTTGATCAGCTCCAAACGTTCCAGATCGCTGAGCAAACCGATACCATCGGTGTTATCTCCGAGTAAGCGGCCATCTT carries:
- a CDS encoding gamma carbonic anhydrase family protein is translated as MSDSIRRYLNYTPILGQKVMIDKSSVVIGNVLLGDDVSVWPLVAIRGDVNQVKIGARTNIQDGSVLHVTHQSEYNPTGHPLIIGEDVTVGHKAMLHGCTIGNRVLVGMGSILLDGAVIEDDVMIGAGSLVAPGKRLVSGYLYMGSPAKQIRPLTPAELEGLIYSANNYVRWKDDYLAEEK
- the aroE gene encoding shikimate dehydrogenase, encoding MEQPFAVFGNPIAHSKSPRIHALFAAQTGIEHHYGTVLAPHDEFETTLATFFAQGAKGANITTPFKERAYAASAELTERAEFAGAVNTLKVLEDGRLLGDNTDGIGLLSDLERLELIKPQDRILLVGAGGAARGVILPLLSFGCKIVITNRTFSRAQQLSEVFRHLGEIEAVEMADLEGQCFDLVINATASGIHGDVPALPASLIAPNTRCYDMFYQQGDTPFLTWASALGATQYADGLGMLVGQAAHAFYLWHGVMPEITPVLALLSEELGH